A genomic window from Henningerozyma blattae CBS 6284 chromosome 3, complete genome includes:
- the LOA1 gene encoding lysophosphatidic acid acyltransferase LOA1 (similar to Saccharomyces cerevisiae VPS66 (YPR139C); ancestral locus Anc_3.477): MEKYSDWRDKGTGIAPFLPPVTKKYSTFSIIIKSLILLVKITILLPLILLNIILQNAKINNLILKFLFGYNLTVTIKGVKRREINAKQHYPQLNRLYICNSTSPLDTMILDSLSQGPSAFIVPVHNIFYKMNSAEYRKFALSGSLDAKQFGHKIQHFIQLKGHVCYLFAEGTLSNGKSILPFEVNITTLLEFFELNVKNDSLPVLQTIHIKVGNSLTTPLPVSQYTYFWRLLENSASIKCIISEPQENSSLDKLRITLNDDDKYKLVSKSLDIDAKKRFIYEYKTHKD, encoded by the coding sequence aTGGAAAAATACTCGGATTGGAGAGATAAAGGTACAGGTATTGCTCCCTTCTTACCACCTGTAACTAAAAAATACAGTACTTTCTccataataattaaatctCTTATCTTATTGGTAAAAATTACAATCTTACTACcgttaatattattgaacaTTATATTACAGAATGCCAAAATCAATAACCTTATTTTGAAGTTCTTATTTGGATATAATCTTACTGTTACTATAAAGGGGGTTAAAAGACGAGAAATAAATGCCAAACAGCATTATCCTCAATTGAATAGGTTATACATTTGCAACAGCACTTCTCCTCTAGACACTATGATACTAGATTCTTTATCCCAAGGCCCGTCTGCTTTTATTGTTCCCGTTCATAATATCTTCTATAAAATGAACAGTGCTGAGTATAGAAAGTTTGCATTATCAGGTTCATTAGATGCTAAACAGTTTGGCCATAAAATTCAacattttattcaattgaaagGACATGTATGCTATTTATTTGCAGAGGGGACATTGTCTAATGGTAAAAGTATATTGCCGTTTGAGGTGAATATTACTACtctattagaattttttgagCTGAACGTAAAGAACGATAGTCTGCCTGTTTTGCAAACAATTCACATTAAAGTAGGGAACTCACTAACTACTCCTTTACCTGTTTCCCAATACACTTATTTTTGGAGATTACTAGAAAACTCAGCATCAATAAAATGCATAATTAGCGAACCACAAGAAAACTCCTCTCTAGATAAATTGAGAATTACATTGAacgatgatgataaatataaactAGTGTCAAAATCCTTAGATATTGATGCTAAAAAAAGATTCATATATGAATACAAAACGCACAAAGATTGA
- the TAZ1 gene encoding lysophosphatidylcholine acyltransferase (similar to Saccharomyces cerevisiae TAZ1 (YPR140W); ancestral locus Anc_3.478), producing MSFVNVLKRGDDFLNEHDRDSSIWRACSYATCLFTVGASKLVLKTFYNVKVANLEKLEAALEDSRKEDRGLLTIMNHMSVVDDPFLWAVFPWRLYRNLDDIRWGLGADNVCFKNSFFEYFFSLGQILSTKRFGTGPFQGSIDACIRLLSENRRTLQNKDSNLSISESLSNEYLLDSSFKRSRPPWVHVFPEGFVLQLFPPFSNSMRYFKWGTARLILEATEPPIIVPIFSTGFEKIAPENTAEQGIKRYLPANIGAEVNVTIGNRINDNIIEKYRDEWKDLVKKYGDPNNPYDLSHELKYGKEAEDLRSRVVADLRAHVAHIRSQQALPNEDKKFADPKWWKLYTNSEGVSDPTVKFIGKNWAVKRFQSFLNVMPEGANDEKNKG from the coding sequence ATGTCATTTGTTAATGTGCTGAAAAGAGGAGATGATTTCCTTAATGAACATGATCGTGATTCTTCAATTTGGAGGGCATGTTCATACGCCACATGTTTGTTTACTGTAGGAGCTTCTAAATTGGTATTGAAAACATTCTACAATGTAAAAGTGgctaatttagaaaaattagaagcAGCTCTAGAAGACTCGAGAAAGGAAGATAGAGGACTGCTAACAATAATGAATCACATGTCTGTGGTTGATGATCCATTTCTTTGGGCTGTTTTCCCTTGGAGATTATATAGAAATCTTGATGATATTAGATGGGGTTTAGGTGCTGATAATGTTtgctttaaaaattcatttttcgaatattttttctctttggGTCAAATTTTATCTACAAAAAGATTTGGTACAGGTCCATTCCAAGGATCGATTGATGCCTGTATTAGATTATTAAGTGAAAATCGTCGaactttacaaaataaGGATTCAAATCTCTCTATATCCGAAAGCCTCTCCAATGAATACCTTTTAGATAgttcttttaaaagaagTAGACCCCCTTGGGTTCATGTATTTCCTGAAGGGTTTGTGTTACAGCTTTTCCCaccattttctaattcaatgAGGTATTTCAAATGGGGCACTGCAAGACTAATACTTGAAGCAACAGAACCACCCATTATTgttccaattttttcaacagggtttgaaaaaatagCCCCAGAAAACACTGCAGAGCAAGGTATAAAACGTTATCTTCCTGCAAACATAGGTGCAGAAGTTAACGTTACGATTGGTAACCgaattaatgataatattattgaaaaatatagagaCGAATGGAAAGATTTGGTTAAAAAGTATGGTGATCCAAATAATCCGTACGATTTATCTCATGAACTAAAATATGGGAAGGAAGCTGAAGATTTAAGAAGCAGAGTTGTAGCAGACCTACGAGCACATGTAGCACATATAAGGTCTCAACAAGCACTGCCAAATGAAGATAAGAAATTTGCTGATCCTAAATGGTGGAAATTATATACTAACTCTGAAGGTGTATCTGATCCTACTGTAAAAtttattggaaaaaattggGCAGTAAAGAGATTCCAGAGTTTTCTGAATGTTATGCCAGAAGGTGCTAATGATGAAAAGAATAAAGGTtga
- the TBLA0C05330 gene encoding uncharacterized protein (similar to Saccharomyces cerevisiae YGR122W; ancestral locus Anc_3.476), with translation MLNKIQSSKKNADCSLSLSKLPIPFTNNKICNEGWPPYLLTSRNECIINMRSLKGEIDYLSLIDSWLQYTSNLLREIHANNFAKLIIQNYSYDLEIAIINCAYFYQQHSLNILERAYISEQKDILWSTSGKYLKRGLGLLGYYLENYDILALSTTSFQLCTDLASQFKLVQQIGVLVLSLSKLRSNMYKESKDAVLDIQSQDISTLATNSLLYGKIAIGCKDTALKCSSDNQVINATLIDYLEALSYILISLEEYRKDETGNSIGLLNLAINHLKKINPNLLLDNSILKTTKKRDKFKSIIQTKIPSKNTILPKKNNGGGLLPVLKETLDDLILPLVILLKYRYQTTNNKLTFKEIENDSIKLQALLPRGISPDLQGSKWSLDSGVFKEITIDSEKRQKVDYF, from the coding sequence ATGcttaataaaattcaatCTAGCAAAAAAAACGCAGATTGTAGTCTTTCTTTATCTAAACTCCCAATCCCATTTacaaataacaaaatatgCAATGAGGGATGGCCTCCATATCTTCTTACTTCTCGTAACGAATGTATCATAAATATGAGAAGTTTAAAGGGTGAAATTGACTATTTGTCATTAATTGACAGCTGGCTGCAATATACTTCAAATTTGCTTAGGGAGATTCatgcaaataattttgctaaattaattattcaaaattattcatatgatttagaaattgCCATTATTAACTGTGCGTATTTTTATCAGCAGCATTCTTTAAACATATTAGAAAGGGCATATATATCGGAACAGAAAGATATCTTGTGGTCTACCAGCggaaaatatttgaaaagagGTTTAGGTTTATTAGGgtattatttggaaaattatGATATTCTTGCTTTAAGCACTACTAGCTTTCAATTATGTACAGATTTGGCTTCacaatttaaattagtaCAACAAATTGGGGTTTTAGTACTatcattatctaaattacGTTCAAATATGTATAAAGAATCTAAGGATGCTGTTTTGGACATTCAATCCCAAGATATTTCTACTTTAGCTACTAATAGTTTACTCTATGGTAAAATTGCTATAGGATGTAAAGATACTGCATTGAAATGTTCAAGCGATAACCAAGTAATAAATGCAACGCTAATCGATTATTTAGAAGCTCTATCctatattttgatttctttAGAGGAATATAGAAAGGATGAAACAGGTAACTCAATTGGCTTATTGAATTTAGCAATCAACCatctaaagaaaataaaccCCAATCTATTATTAGACAATTCGATATTAAAGACTACTAAAAAGCgagataaatttaaaagcaTTATTCAAACAAAGATACCCTCTAAAAATACAATTCTACCCAAAAAGAATAATGGTGGAGGATTACTGCCTGTATTAAAGGAAACATTAGATGATCTTATATTACCTTtagtaattttattaaaatatagatatcagactacaaataataagcTTACTTTTAAAGAGATAGAAAATGATTCGATTAAACTGCAAGCTTTACTACCAAGAGGTATCTCACCAGATTTGCAAGGATCCAAATGGTCATTAGATTCAGGAGTCTTTAAAGAGATAACCATTGATAGCGAAAAAAGACAGAAAGTAgactatttttaa
- the REC8 gene encoding Rec8p (similar to Saccharomyces cerevisiae REC8 (YPR007C); ancestral locus Anc_8.104) — MSNISPIYHYLANTGSNQKQQQLIYDGVTITWLLATLGGKNNSNMRSFKYNTNSNDNNSTGSNNHIGNQIRVSKMPNNIKKKDIIKVCIPKICEVIENTNKELSLKYVSNLMYGVTICYDKKTEFLLDDLNNMTSQLNRLTNSVRFFHSKGNHTGLTRSKNIIRRLPRPNNGVVTDRSIFENYTENATLNNAPPPSSNNVNANNTGIFNDDPKFNINYIFDITSILREDNGNIDASLIKRTDLLNELTNSNNADTLSTTTATANVTSRSLENKNDRLLDLKYHSNNSIHGSLSLNNPLMVDDIPFDIDFDLDVNEFGSQHGTSKSDTNSKTSDSSFVADYGGNFDINVNIEESEKIADLSNMNLELEENESENTKIPNDISLVTGESELNRERNNRVKRNSKRNLNVMHIKYITFDEKTNYSTDRLRSNFESYNSIMIEKNMLRDRINCQTNHMHNKLVKLIENISFESSVMQECYTSLFNKSLQRQVLPKLNISFKRKKEFLDQETESIERGRKRLRPFGLSSRSSSLSSQEKGRRLDLSKRNISFENDDLVEYDADGGLNDENNSRNELLNLEQIDEELESNYNRDSIRNNSGSWNSSRNAERDLMRIDLNIPPSSFGRQHSRAESANLGSEMDVIEELQAKTEQRGEKYIIENKLLDEVEEEHSTHEITNETPCVEGKESVESQEKVDVGSTILDQQSRKFYEYINSRAEIMGRNTFSNPPFERKLLFEDIIPSTLSEEDAEEKVISVSHKIAANAFLSLLNLVSRGLVDLQEYENSEIKSETNFNALNGDDIIVFI; from the coding sequence ATGTCAAATATATCACctatttatcattatttagcTAACACAGGATCAAatcaaaaacaacaacaattaataTATGATGGCGTTACGATTACTTGGCTATTAGCCACATTAGGtggtaaaaataattctaacaTGAGGAGTTTTAAATACAATACCaattctaatgataataattctactGGCAGTAATAACCACATTGGAAATCAAATTAGAGTCTCTAAAATGCCTAAcaacattaaaaaaaaagatattataaAAGTCTGTATCCCTAAAATATGTGAGGTTATTGAGAATACAAATAAAGAACTCTCTTTAAAATATGTTTCAAACTTAATGTATGGGGTGACTATCTGCTATGATAAGAAAACCGAATTTTTGCTTGatgatttgaataatatgaCATCTCAATTGAATAGACTTACAAATAGTGTTCGATTTTTCCATTCAAAAGGCAATCATACGGGTTTAACAagatcaaaaaatattatcagaAGGCTACCAAGACCAAATAATGGTGTTGTTACAGATAgatcaatatttgaaaattatacGGAAAATGCGACGTTAAATAATGCTCCTCCACCAAGCTCCAATAATGTAAATGCAAATAATACtggaatatttaatgatgatccaaaatttaatatcaactACATCTTTGATATTACCAGTATACTAAGGGAGGATAATGGAAACATTGATGcttctttaataaaaagaacaGATCTTCTTAATGAATTGaccaattcaaataatgcaGACACTTTATCTACCACCACCGCTACAGCAAATGTAACATCAAGAAGTCTCGAAAATAAGAATGATCGATTACTTGATCTCAAGTATCACTCAAATAACAGCATACACGGCAGtctttctttaaataatcctTTGATGGTTGATGATATACcttttgatattgattttgatttagatGTAAATGAATTTGGTAGTCAGCATGGAACTTCCAAATCAGATACTAATAGTAAAACTTCTGATAGTTCTTTTGTCGCAGATTATGGCGGGAATTTTGATATCAATGTCAATATAGAAGAGTCAGAAAAAATTGCAGATCTCTCTAATATGAATTTAGAACTTGAGGAAAATGAATcagaaaatacaaaaattcCTAATGATATTAGTTTAGTGACTGGCGAAAGTGAGTTAAATAGGGAGCGTAATAATCGtgtaaaaagaaattcgaaaagaaatttgaaTGTAATGCacataaaatatatcacGTTTGATGAAAAAACTAATTATTCGACTGATAGATTAAGAAGCAATTTTGAAAGTTATAATTCGATAatgattgaaaaaaatatgctaAGAGACCGTATCAACTGTCAAACCAACCATATGCATAACAAATTAGTTAAactaattgaaaatatatcatttgaatcaaGCGTAATGCAAGAATGTTATACATCattgtttaataaatcaCTCCAAAGGCAAGTACTcccaaaattaaatatatcatttaagagaaaaaaagaatttcttGACCAAGAAACTgaatcaattgaaagaGGCCGTAAAAGGTTAAGGCCGTTTGGCTTGAGTTCTAGATCTAGTAGTCTTTCCAGTCAAGAAAAAGGTAGAAGATTAGATCTAAGTAAGAGAAACATTTCCTTTGAAAATGACGATTTAGTTGAATATGATGCTGACGGTGGcttaaatgatgaaaacAACTCGagaaatgaattattaaatttagagCAAATCGATGAGGAGCTCGAAAGTAATTATAATAGAGATTCAATCAGAAACAACAGCGGCTCATGGAATTCTAGTAGAAATGCTGAGAGGGATCTGATGAGaattgatttgaatataCCTCCTTCGAGTTTTGGAAGACAGCATAGTCGAGCTGAATCAGCAAATTTAGGGAGTGAGATGGATGTAATTGAAGAGCTTCAAGCCAAAACAGAACAAAGAGGTGAAAAATACATCATAGAAAATAAGCTATTAGATGAGGTAGAAGAAGAACACTCTACTCATGAAATAACCAATGAAACCCCATGTGTGGAAGGGAAGGAATCTGTTGAGAGTCAAGAAAAAGTCGACGTAGGATCAACAATTCTAGACCAGCaatcaagaaaattttatgaATACATAAACAGTCGGGCAGAAATAATGGGCAGAAATACCTTTTCCAATCCTCCTTTTGAGCGTAAATTACTGTTTGAAGATATAATACCTAGCACTCTTTCAGAGGAAGATGCTGAAGAGAAAGTAATTTCAGTTAGCCATAAAATCGCTGCAAATGCATTTTTGTCGCTTCTAAATCTGGTCTCTAGAGGGTTAGTTGATTTGCAAGAATACGAAAACAGTGAGATCAAATCGGAAACTAACTTCAATGCTTTAAACGGTGACGATATTATCGTGTTTATATAA
- the TBLA0C05280 gene encoding uncharacterized protein (similar to Saccharomyces cerevisiae HAL1 (YPR005C); ancestral locus Anc_8.102), with translation MNLTPNIQLTQDCAPAKDDDEEYFSCISNLDATGQSSFQSKQVLNNQLNPSKYYNNLSFHHSTVSSSSNSATTQFHNISFKKKQLKFKVFQKCYPRTPVPQNEGCCQDYTSLCLEDSNNEEYDDDEDEDEDEDEDEDEDEDEDEDEDEDEDEYEYEDEDEDEDEDDEGKGSTGTYYRKQKY, from the coding sequence atgAACCTAACCCCCAATATACAACTTACCCAAGATTGCGCTCCAGCCAaggatgatgatgaagagtATTTCAGTTGCATCAGCAACTTGGATGCGACAGGCCAATCATCCTTTCAAAGCAAGcaagttttaaataatcaattaaacccatcaaaatattataataatctaAGTTTCCACCATTCTACTGTGAGTAGTTCAAGTAATTCAGCCACAACGCAATTCCataatattagttttaaaaagaaacaattaaaatttaaagtattTCAGAAATGCTATCCCAGGACACCAGTTCCTCAAAATGAAGGTTGCTGTCAAGATTACACCTCATTATGTCTCGAAGACTCCAATAATGAGGAGTATgacgatgatgaagatgaagatgaagatgaagatgaagatgaagatgaagatgaagatgaggatgaagatgaagatgaagatgaagacGAATATGAGTACGAAGATGAGGATGaggatgaagatgaagatgatgaggGGAAAGGGTCAACTGGAACATATtatagaaaacaaaaatattaa
- the KAR3 gene encoding Kar3p (similar to Saccharomyces cerevisiae KAR3 (YPR141C); ancestral locus Anc_3.479), whose product MENRINIKINEIISSGKISHKRNEFLSNESQVKKQKYDSSINRSGDISLTKRQIDERKQLNDTYEEMQSKKKLLEEERAELEAILNEKRVFWDERSIGNDSLITDYRNMTKELSKLPQIQATRISVLQNDFKSEKHVLCKQYKDKTEALRLKYEHILNKMDYEGKIKLENQLNMSHNNIKNVEKEIKAIALKYKDDLETINLQFNAWKNDFNNNFHELLDDNIKKKDTIENLQKDISEICRAKINTRAVHLQESLQNLEQVTCNLKEATLKYPNIQDHIDNLQNSIKNESILIDSYKDKIIRQQNLIPLHKADAIEQDTVRLVLHNQLQDLRGNFRVYCRVRPPLKGIEPLDTSHILINAFNAELGSQSIEVEKNCNLTPIKYSFDKVFSQTDTNQEIFKEVSELIQSSLDGFNVCIFAYGQTGSGKTFTMLNPKDGIIPSTAKHIFDWIDNSAKNGWKYNVTCEFLEIYNDEIYDLLRSDDNKSNSSNGPRHKIHHDDASKTTVVENLETITLTSKESVDAVLKNAMKLRATASTSSNERSSRSHSIFIIKIHGINEGLGEERNGLLNLIDLAGSERLSVSKVQSERIKETQHINKSLSFLGNVMNSLGSPDATTRHISFRDSKLTYLLQYSLTGNSKTLMVVNISSSSDHINETIKSLNFAKKVNSTKIIKRKS is encoded by the coding sequence ATGgaaaatagaattaatattaaaataaatgaaattatttcttctgGAAAAATCTCTCACAAAAGAAATGAGTTTTTATCTAACGAGTCTCAAGTGAAAAAGCAGAAATATGATTCGTCGATAAATCGATCTGGCGACATATCACTAACCAAGAGGCAAATCGATGAGAGGAAGCAGCTAAATGATACATACGAGGAAATGCagtctaaaaaaaaacttttagaagaagaaaggGCTGAGTTAGAAgctattttaaatgaaaaaagagTATTTTGGGATGAAAGATCAATTGGAAATGATTCTCTAATTACAGATTATAGAAATATGACTAAAGAATTATCTAAACTGCCTCAAATCCAAGCAACTCGAATATCTGTTCTTCAGAATGATTTTAAGAGTGAAAAACACGTATTATGCAAACaatataaagataaaacaGAAGCATTAAGACTAAAATATGaacatatattaaataaaatggaTTATGAAgggaaaataaaactgGAAAACCAACTTAACATGTctcataataatataaaaaatgtagaaaaagaaatcaaaGCTATTGCGCTAAAATACAAAGATGACTTGGAAACTATTAACCTCCAGTTTAATGCTTGgaaaaatgattttaacAACAATTTTCACGAACTTCTcgatgataatattaaaaagaaagatacaattgaaaatttacaGAAAGATATCTCCGAAATTTGTAGAGCTAAGATAAATACTCGAGCAGTACATCTGCAAGAGTCTCTTCAAAATTTAGAACAGGTTACTTGCAATTTAAAAGAAGCAACACTAAAATACCCTAATATCCAAGACCATATTGATAACCTACAAAATAgcattaaaaatgaatccATTCTTATTGACTCTTATAAGGATAAGATAATACGGCAACAGAATCTAATACCTCTACATAAAGCGGATGCAATTGAACAAGATACAGTAAGGTTAGTTCTTCATAACCAATTACAAGATCTTCGAGGAAATTTTCGTGTTTATTGTAGAGTACGTCCCCCATTAAAAGGGATTGAACCATTAGATACTAGtcatatattaattaacgCGTTTAATGCTGAGTTAGGATCACAATCTATTGaagtagaaaaaaattgtaatcTAACCCCaatcaaatattcattCGACAAGGTCTTTTCACAAACAGATACAAACCAGGAGATATTTAAGGAAGTATCCGAATTAATCCAAAGCTCTTTAGATGGATTTAATGTTTGTATATTTGCATATGGTCAAACTGGTTCTGGTAAGACATTTACTATGTTAAATCCAAAAGATGGCATTATACCGTCTACTGCTAAACATATTTTTGACTGGATTGATAATTCTGCTAAAAATGGATGGAAATATAACGTTACATGCgaatttttggaaatataCAATGATGAAATTTACGATTTATTAAGGtctgatgataataaaagtaattcGTCCAATGGGCCACGCCACAAGATTCACCATGATGATGCTTCAAAAACAACCGTAGTTGAAAATTTGGAAACTATTACACTGACCTCAAAAGAATCAGTAGATGCTGTGTTGAAGAATGCCATGAAATTAAGAGCTACAGCATCTACTTCATCGAATGAAAGATCATCCCGTTCACATAgcatatttattattaaaatacaTGGAATTAATGAAGGGTTAGGTGAAGAAAGAAATGGCCTGCTCAATTTGATTGATCTAGCAGGTTCAGAAAGATTAAGCGTTTCAAAAGTTCAAAGTGAAAGGATTAAAGAAACACAGcatataaataaatctttaagTTTCCTTGGAAACGTGATGAATTCTCTTGGGAGCCCAGATGCTACTACAAGACATATTTCATTTCGTGATTCAAAACTAACTTATCTATTACAGTATTCATTGACAGGTAACTCTAAAACTCTCATGGTAGttaatatttcatcttcaagTGATCATATCAATGAAACAATAAagtcattaaattttgcCAAAAAAGTTAACTctacaaaaattattaaacgAAAATCATAA
- the RRP15 gene encoding rRNA-processing protein RRP15 (similar to Saccharomyces cerevisiae RRP15 (YPR143W); ancestral locus Anc_3.480), whose protein sequence is MSSKGKITIQQNKRNRDSAKAKSASETTQKVSESDSNSSESNNSGIESENDDNLADLSSDEANISKESDEEEQQESEGDDFPRKKKPKMNKHSDGSIDFSSAVGAILGSHLKAYDRKDPIMARNKKVLQQNEADKLEWKARKAIVAEKKKMLSKSRKKDIIPIASDENQTGEEVRKLLEKEAKLRKVAQKGAVKLFNAILSTQVKTDKEVSTSLGDIRNAKERKQLITEISKEKFLDLVKAAGEED, encoded by the coding sequence atgaGTTCAAAAGGTAAGATTACCAtacaacaaaataaaagaaatagagATTCTGCTAAAGCAAAATCCGCTTCAGAAACTACTCAAAAAGTTTCAGAATCAGATAGCAATTCAAGtgaatctaataattctggCATAGAGTctgaaaatgatgataacCTTGCTGATCTATCATCGGATGAAGCCAACATTTCGAAGGAAtcagatgaagaagagCAACAAGAAAGTGAAGGTGATGATTTTCCAAGAAAGAAGAAACCAAAGATGAATAAGCATAGTGACGGTTCAATAGATTTTTCTTCTGCAGTTGGTGCAATTTTAGGTTCCCACTTAAAAGCATATGACCGAAAAGATCCTATTATGGctagaaataaaaaggtTTTGCAACAAAATGAAGCTGATAAACTAGAATGGAAAGCAAGAAAAGCTATTGTGgcagaaaaaaagaagatgCTAAGTAAATCTAGAAAGAAAGATATTATTCCTATTGCAAGTGATGAAAACCAAACTGGTGAAGAAGTTAGAAAACTCTTGGAAAAAGAAGCTAAATTGAGAAAAGTTGCCCAAAAGGGTGCTGTAAAACTTTTTAATGCTATCTTATCTACTCAAGTGAAGACTGATAAAGAAGTCAGCACATCTCTTGGAGATATTAGAAATGCCAAAGAAAGAAAACAGTTAATAACAGAAATATCTAAAGAGAAATTTTTGGATTTAGTTAAAGCTGCTGGTGAGGAAGATTAA